The following proteins are encoded in a genomic region of Maribacter hydrothermalis:
- a CDS encoding PPK2 family polyphosphate kinase — MKKIESKEYRAYKDFNIVDCATNENFGKSDKVLKKELSAIRRELGEFQDTIYAHGKYSILVCLQGMDTAGKDSLIREVFKDFNVSGVEVHSFKVPTELELSHNYLWRHYLVLPAKGKFGVFNRTHYENVLVTRVHPEYILNEHIPGIHSVEDINQTFWDKRFEQINDFERHLAANGTLIFKFFLNLSKEEQRQRLLRRLALKEKHWKFSPGDLKERKLWNTYQKCYEEAISKTTHDHAPWYVVPADNKKATRVIVASILLQSLKKYKDIKEPKLSEKIIANLDDYEEQLQSEK, encoded by the coding sequence ATGAAAAAAATAGAAAGTAAAGAATACCGGGCGTATAAAGATTTTAATATAGTGGACTGTGCTACAAATGAGAATTTTGGTAAATCAGATAAGGTTTTAAAAAAGGAATTGTCCGCAATTAGACGAGAACTTGGAGAGTTCCAAGATACTATATACGCTCATGGAAAGTATAGTATTTTAGTATGCCTACAAGGCATGGATACAGCTGGGAAAGATAGTTTAATTCGTGAAGTATTTAAAGATTTTAATGTAAGTGGAGTAGAAGTACATAGTTTTAAAGTGCCAACCGAATTAGAATTAAGTCATAATTATTTGTGGAGACATTATTTGGTGTTACCTGCAAAAGGTAAATTTGGAGTTTTTAATAGAACGCATTACGAGAATGTACTTGTGACAAGGGTTCATCCAGAATATATATTAAATGAACATATTCCGGGCATACATTCGGTAGAGGATATAAATCAAACGTTTTGGGATAAAAGATTTGAACAAATTAACGATTTCGAAAGACACCTTGCGGCAAATGGAACTTTAATCTTTAAATTTTTTCTAAATCTTTCTAAAGAAGAGCAGCGTCAACGTTTGCTTAGAAGATTAGCGCTAAAAGAAAAACATTGGAAATTTTCACCCGGCGATTTAAAGGAGCGTAAATTGTGGAATACTTATCAAAAATGTTACGAAGAAGCAATTTCAAAAACAACACACGACCATGCTCCGTGGTATGTGGTGCCAGCAGATAATAAAAAGGCAACCCGTGTAATTGTGGCTTCGATTCTACTTCAATCGTTAAAAAAATACAAAGATATTAAGGAGCCTAAGTTAAGCGAAAAAATAATAGCTAATTTAGACGACTATGAAGAACAGCTACAGAGTGAAAAATAA
- a CDS encoding sigma-54-dependent transcriptional regulator: protein MPKILVIEDEAAIRRVLVKILSEENESYTVEEAEDGLKGIETIKSNDYDLVLCDIKMPKMDGVEVLEAARKIKPEIPFIMISGHGDLDTAVNTMRLGAFDYISKPPDLNRLLTTVRNALDKKVLVVENNNLKKKVSKNYEMIGASSEINTIKEMIEKVAPTDARVLVTGSNGTGKELVAHWLHEKSARSDAPFIEVNCAAIPSELIESELFGHVKGAFTSAVKDRAGKFEAANKGTIFLDEIGDMSLSAQAKVLRALQESKISRVGTDKDIKVDVRVIAATNKDLKKEIEQGNFREDLYHRLAVILIQVPSLNDRRDDIPLLIEHFSKKITEEQGMALKTFSDTAIKLLKAYDWTGNIRELRNVVERLIILGGQVVSEDDVKLFASK, encoded by the coding sequence ATGCCAAAAATATTAGTAATAGAAGATGAAGCAGCAATTAGAAGAGTATTGGTCAAGATTTTATCCGAAGAGAACGAATCATATACTGTAGAAGAGGCTGAAGATGGATTAAAAGGTATTGAAACTATCAAAAGTAACGACTATGATTTAGTTCTATGTGATATTAAAATGCCTAAGATGGATGGAGTTGAAGTGCTGGAGGCGGCGCGTAAAATAAAACCGGAAATACCTTTTATTATGATTTCAGGGCATGGTGATTTAGATACGGCTGTAAATACCATGCGTTTAGGTGCATTTGATTACATTTCAAAACCGCCAGATTTAAATAGATTGCTTACCACTGTTAGAAATGCCTTAGATAAGAAGGTTTTAGTAGTAGAAAATAATAATTTAAAAAAGAAAGTAAGTAAGAACTATGAGATGATCGGTGCTAGTAGCGAAATAAATACTATTAAAGAAATGATAGAGAAAGTAGCACCTACTGATGCCCGTGTTTTAGTTACAGGTTCTAATGGCACCGGAAAGGAACTTGTTGCACATTGGCTTCATGAAAAAAGTGCCCGAAGCGATGCACCTTTTATAGAAGTTAATTGTGCGGCAATACCATCTGAACTTATTGAAAGTGAATTGTTTGGTCATGTAAAGGGCGCATTCACTTCTGCAGTAAAAGATAGAGCCGGTAAATTTGAAGCGGCAAATAAAGGGACCATATTTTTAGATGAGATTGGAGATATGAGTTTATCTGCCCAAGCAAAAGTTTTACGCGCGTTACAAGAAAGTAAAATATCTAGAGTAGGTACCGATAAAGATATTAAGGTAGATGTGCGCGTTATTGCAGCTACCAATAAAGATTTAAAAAAGGAAATAGAGCAAGGGAATTTTAGAGAAGATTTGTACCATAGGTTGGCCGTTATCCTTATTCAAGTACCTAGTTTAAATGATAGACGAGATGATATTCCATTATTAATAGAACATTTCTCTAAGAAAATTACGGAAGAACAAGGAATGGCCTTAAAAACCTTTTCCGATACGGCTATTAAATTACTAAAGGCATATGACTGGACAGGAAACATACGTGAACTTAGAAATGTAGTGGAACGTTTAATTATCCTTGGTGGTCAAGTTGTTTCAGAAGACGACGTAAAATTATTTGCCAGTAAATAA
- a CDS encoding DUF6268 family outer membrane beta-barrel protein: MKRHNGYIFWVLLLVTTVNSIYSQTPDVFRIEYMIMPENSGNIETSRIKLVLNVPIAVGEKNDYVILGAEYNRYNFEVPDDLFPNSNDLNKFHVVDVNLAYMYKLSEKWRLIGVITPRWSSNFVEEFQQDDFNMNFTAGTYKNIKDVEKPFILALGISYNSTSPIDIPLPFLYYEKRFHPNWSYVVGAPKSGMKYFTKKGHFFQTELFLDGYYVNIQNDILLPGNNLSTDVSSTALLLTLGYQYKITKDMSVYIIGGRSLFQNGVLRDEERNDIFTLNDATGLYFRTGFRIGI, translated from the coding sequence ATGAAAAGGCATAACGGTTATATTTTTTGGGTGCTTTTACTGGTAACAACTGTAAATTCTATATACTCACAAACACCAGATGTGTTTAGAATAGAGTATATGATAATGCCAGAGAATAGTGGTAATATTGAAACTTCTCGTATAAAACTAGTCTTAAACGTGCCGATCGCGGTAGGAGAAAAGAATGACTATGTTATTTTGGGTGCAGAATATAATAGATATAATTTTGAGGTACCCGATGATTTGTTTCCCAATTCAAACGATTTAAACAAATTTCATGTTGTAGATGTGAATTTGGCTTATATGTATAAATTAAGTGAAAAGTGGCGTTTAATAGGGGTTATTACCCCAAGATGGTCGTCAAACTTTGTAGAAGAATTTCAACAAGATGATTTTAATATGAATTTTACTGCAGGTACCTACAAGAATATTAAGGATGTTGAGAAGCCTTTTATTTTAGCTTTAGGTATTTCATATAATAGCACTTCACCTATAGATATACCGCTGCCTTTTTTGTATTATGAAAAGCGATTTCATCCTAATTGGTCGTATGTTGTCGGAGCACCAAAATCAGGAATGAAGTATTTTACCAAGAAGGGACATTTCTTTCAAACAGAATTATTTTTAGATGGGTATTATGTAAATATTCAGAACGATATTTTACTTCCAGGAAATAACTTATCTACAGATGTTTCATCTACGGCATTATTATTGACCTTAGGTTACCAATATAAGATAACCAAGGATATGTCCGTTTACATTATTGGCGGTCGTTCATTATTTCAAAACGGAGTGTTAAGGGATGAAGAAAGAAATGATATTTTCACCTTAAACGATGCAACAGGTCTCTACTTTAGAACAGGATTTAGAATAGGAATTTAA